TTATTATACTCATTTTGACGACAACAGAACTCCGGTAGAAGAAACGTTAGCTGCTTACGATGAGATCATCAAAGCCGGAAAAGTACGTTATATTGCAGCTTCCAACCTTTCTCCCGAACGTCTGAAAGCATCGTTTGAAGCTTCGGAGAAAAATAATCTTCCCAAATATGTGGCCCTGCAGCCGCATTATAATCTATTGGAAAGAGAAAATTTTGAAAAAAACTATGCTCCTTTAGTAGAAGAGTTTGATCTCAGTGTATTTTCATACTGGTCGCTTGCCGCAGGTTTCCTGACGGGGAAATACCGTACTGAAGCTGATCTGGCTAAAAGTCAACGTGGGGAAGGTGTAAGGAAATACCTTAATGATAAAGGACTTGCTGTTCTGAAAGCTTTGGATCAGGTAAGTGAAAAGCATCAGACGACTCAAGGAGCTGCTGCTTTGGCATGGCTTCTGGCCAATCCGTTGATCACAGCACCGATTGTAAGTGCAACAAGTGCATCACAGCTTGACACTTTATTCAAAGCCCCGAAACTTGTTTTGGATCAGGAAGATATTGAATTGCTTAATAAAGCAGGTCATTAATTCAGATTAAATGCATCAAAGATCTGCTCAGGTTACTGAATGGATTTACAATATAAAAGCGGTCTTTTCAGACCGCTTTTATATTGTAAATAAGGTAATATTTCTCCCAAACTTTTAAACCGAATCATTAAAAATTGTGCCGTTAAAAATTAATCAGAATATTCTTTCAACAATTGTCTATAGC
The Chryseobacterium sp. W4I1 DNA segment above includes these coding regions:
- a CDS encoding aldo/keto reductase; this translates as MEKRKIKNTDLSVAPINFGGNVFGWTLDEKQSFDILDQFTDAGFNFIDTADTYSWWVNGKGGQSEEIIGKWLKSRSNRQDIVLATKVGSETKEHSFDISRKHILKSVDESLQRLQTDHIDLYYTHFDDNRTPVEETLAAYDEIIKAGKVRYIAASNLSPERLKASFEASEKNNLPKYVALQPHYNLLERENFEKNYAPLVEEFDLSVFSYWSLAAGFLTGKYRTEADLAKSQRGEGVRKYLNDKGLAVLKALDQVSEKHQTTQGAAALAWLLANPLITAPIVSATSASQLDTLFKAPKLVLDQEDIELLNKAGH